The Vicinamibacteria bacterium region GAGGCTGATAGAAGAGGTCCTGGTAGACGCTGCAGGTCGCGAAACGGTAGCGAGCGACGACATCGGCGAGCTCGCGGTACTCGGCGATGGTCTTGTTGCTCTGGAAAGAGATGCCGAAGCGTGTCGTCGAAGCGTCCGTGACCGATGCCTCCGTTTGTGCCTGCGGGTGGTCCTGCGTTAGTTTCCCCGGAATGTTATCCCGAAATCGTTCGATCGCCTTATGCGCGTGGCTCGCCGCCGCCTTGCCAGCAACGGCGTCGCCGGAAACGCTCGTCCTTCGCGCCGGCCGCTACCTCGACGTCGGCGCCGGTCGCCTCGTTTCCCCGGCGGTTCTGGTCATCGAAGACGAGCGTATTCGAGCGATCAACCCCTCGGCGATACCGAGCGGCGTGACCTCGATCGACCTGGGTGACGCCACGCTGCTGCCCGGCCTGATCGACGTCCATACGCATCTCCTCTATGACATCGAAGGAGATTGGGTGAACCAGCCGGTGAAGGAGACCGCCGCCGATCTGGCCCTGCGGGGGGCCCGCAACGCGAGGCGAACCCTGATGGCCGGTTTCACGACCGTTCGCGATCTCGGCGCTAGCGGATTTGCCGACGTGGCATTGATGAGGGCCATCGAGCGAGGCTTCGTCGAAGGTCCGCGCATTCTTCCCGCGGGCCACGCGCTCTCGATCACTGGAGGACACTGCGACGTCACCGGCTTCGCTCCGGGGATCGTCGAAACCTCTCCTCATCGAGGCGTGGCCGACGGGGTCGACGAGGTCTTGAAGGCCGTTCGTTATCAGATCAAGCACGGCGCCAAGGTGATCAAGGTCTGCGCCACGGCTGGCGTTCTGTCGTTCGAGGGACCGGTGGGCGCCCTTCAGTACTCCCTCGAGGAGCTGCGCGCTGCCGCCGAGGAAACACACCGACATGGATTGAAGATCGCGGCCCACGCCCACGGCACCGAAGGAATCATCGCCGCGTCTCGGGCGGGCATCGACTCGATCGAGCACAACTCGATCATGACGGAAGAGGCCGCTCGAGTCATAGAAGAGAACGGGACGTTCGTGGTGCCGAACATCTACCTGAACGATGCCATCGATCTCGACGCCTTGCCCCCGGCGATTCGAGCCAAGGCAGAGTATCTGAAGCCGCTCGTCGGTGAAAGCTATCGCCGCGCGCTACAACTGGGTTTG contains the following coding sequences:
- a CDS encoding amidohydrolase family protein; its protein translation is MPATASPETLVLRAGRYLDVGAGRLVSPAVLVIEDERIRAINPSAIPSGVTSIDLGDATLLPGLIDVHTHLLYDIEGDWVNQPVKETAADLALRGARNARRTLMAGFTTVRDLGASGFADVALMRAIERGFVEGPRILPAGHALSITGGHCDVTGFAPGIVETSPHRGVADGVDEVLKAVRYQIKHGAKVIKVCATAGVLSFEGPVGALQYSLEELRAAAEETHRHGLKIAAHAHGTEGIIAASRAGIDSIEHNSIMTEEAARVIEENGTFVVPNIYLNDAIDLDALPPAIRAKAEYLKPLVGESYRRALQLGLKIAFGTDAGVYPHGDNAKEFGYQVELGQTPIGAIRSATVVASELLGLDDRGRIAEGLLADIIAVDGNPLEDVRELERVTFVMLGGKVFKHER